The following proteins come from a genomic window of Miscanthus floridulus cultivar M001 chromosome 2, ASM1932011v1, whole genome shotgun sequence:
- the LOC136540685 gene encoding putative magnesium transporter MRS2-H isoform X1: MVMLSGIGARKPPPFLSSSSFSSSSSSKRSRAIRRLPSLPRPPVAPPAPHPAGRRRRRKAPARLWMRMDRWGRCEVFMSDRAFVAERSGVHARDLRVVGPLLSRCPSILAREKAMVINLEFIRAIVTANEVLLLEPLAQEVIPFIDKLRRHFPLKSVEVDVGATQVGKVDGKHAKIDAECELPFEFQVLELALEAVCLSFHSSLSDLNRHAIWVLDELAKNVSTRNLERVRSLKSNLTSLLAGVHKVRDEVEHLLDHNENMAQLHLSRKQIKSPQDEALLVSSALNCKFPSKTNMDTRNSVINQATGIAVVAPLDDDVGDLEMLLESYFMQLDGIRNRIMMVRGYIVDTEDYINIQLDNQRNGLIQLHLILIIVSFGISMNTLIAASFAINVPNNGDYKKFVGPFWPFVGGTSSFCLLVIVVLLGYAWRNRLLGS; the protein is encoded by the exons ATGGTGATGCTATCGGGCATCGGGGCCAGGAAGCCGCCTCCCTTCCTCTCGTCCTCCTCAttctcctcctcgtcgtcctccaagCGCTCCCGCGCCATCCGGCGCCTCCCGTCACTGCCCAGACCGCCTGTCGCGCCGCCGGCGCCGCACCccgccgggaggaggaggaggaggaaggcgcCCGCCCGGCTGTGGATGAGGATGGATCGGTGGGGCCGGTGCGAGGTGTTCATGAGCGACAGGGCCTTCGTCGCGGAACGCTCCGGGGTGCACGCGCGCGACCTCCGCGTTGTCGGGCCCCTTCTCTCCCGCTGTCCCAGCATCCTCG CTCGAGAGAAGGCGATGGTAATAAATCTAGAGTTCATAAGAGCTATTGTAACTGCTAATGAAGTCCTGCTGCTGGAACCTCTTGCTCAGGAGGTTATTCCTTTCATCGATAAATTGAGGAGGCATTTTCCATTGAAGAGCGTGGAGGTTGATGTTGGTGCCACACAAGTGGGTAAAGTGGATGGCAAGCATGCTAAAATTGATGCAGAGTGTGAGCTCCCCTTTGAGTTTCAGGTGCTGGAGCTCGCCCTAGAAGCTGTATGCTTGTCATTTCATTCCAGCCTATCTGATCTTAATAGGCATGCCATTTGGGTGTTGGATGAGTTGGCTAAGAATGTGAGCACTAGGAATCTCGAGCGTGTTCGAAGCCTGAAAAGCAATCTAACGTCTCTGCTCGCTGGTGTACACAAG GTCAGAGATGAAGTAGAGCATCTTTTGGATCATAATGAAAATATGGCACAACTACACCTATCAAGGAAGCAAATAAAAAGTCCGCAGGATGAAGCTCTACTGGTTTCTTCTGCTTTAAATTGCAAATTTCCTTCAAAAACTAACATGGATACACGAAATTCTGTTATTAACCAAGCCACGGGCATTGCTGTGGTTGCGCCATTGGACGACGATGTAGGAGACCTAGAGATGTTActtgaatcttatttcatgcagCTGGATGGAATTCGCAACAGAATTATGATG GTCCGAGGATATATCGTTGACACAGAAGACTACATCAACATCCAACTTGACAACCAACGCAATGGACTTATTCAGCTCCATCTCATACTGATTATTGTATCCTTTGGCATATCCATGAACACACTGATAGCTGCATCGTTTGCCATAAACGTGCCTAACAATGGGGACTATAAGAAGTTTGTGGGTCCCTTTTGGCCATTTGTTGGGGGCACATCATCTTTCTGCTTGTTGGTCATCGTTGTTTTGTTGGGATATGCATGGAGGAACAGGCTACTCGGCAGTTGA
- the LOC136540685 gene encoding putative magnesium transporter MRS2-H isoform X2, with protein MVMLSGIGARKPPPFLSSSSFSSSSSSKRSRAIRRLPSLPRPPVAPPAPHPAGRRRRRKAPARLWMRMDRWGRCEVFMSDRAFVAERSGVHARDLRVVGPLLSRCPSILAREKAMEVIPFIDKLRRHFPLKSVEVDVGATQVGKVDGKHAKIDAECELPFEFQVLELALEAVCLSFHSSLSDLNRHAIWVLDELAKNVSTRNLERVRSLKSNLTSLLAGVHKVRDEVEHLLDHNENMAQLHLSRKQIKSPQDEALLVSSALNCKFPSKTNMDTRNSVINQATGIAVVAPLDDDVGDLEMLLESYFMQLDGIRNRIMMVRGYIVDTEDYINIQLDNQRNGLIQLHLILIIVSFGISMNTLIAASFAINVPNNGDYKKFVGPFWPFVGGTSSFCLLVIVVLLGYAWRNRLLGS; from the exons ATGGTGATGCTATCGGGCATCGGGGCCAGGAAGCCGCCTCCCTTCCTCTCGTCCTCCTCAttctcctcctcgtcgtcctccaagCGCTCCCGCGCCATCCGGCGCCTCCCGTCACTGCCCAGACCGCCTGTCGCGCCGCCGGCGCCGCACCccgccgggaggaggaggaggaggaaggcgcCCGCCCGGCTGTGGATGAGGATGGATCGGTGGGGCCGGTGCGAGGTGTTCATGAGCGACAGGGCCTTCGTCGCGGAACGCTCCGGGGTGCACGCGCGCGACCTCCGCGTTGTCGGGCCCCTTCTCTCCCGCTGTCCCAGCATCCTCG CTCGAGAGAAGGCGATG GAGGTTATTCCTTTCATCGATAAATTGAGGAGGCATTTTCCATTGAAGAGCGTGGAGGTTGATGTTGGTGCCACACAAGTGGGTAAAGTGGATGGCAAGCATGCTAAAATTGATGCAGAGTGTGAGCTCCCCTTTGAGTTTCAGGTGCTGGAGCTCGCCCTAGAAGCTGTATGCTTGTCATTTCATTCCAGCCTATCTGATCTTAATAGGCATGCCATTTGGGTGTTGGATGAGTTGGCTAAGAATGTGAGCACTAGGAATCTCGAGCGTGTTCGAAGCCTGAAAAGCAATCTAACGTCTCTGCTCGCTGGTGTACACAAG GTCAGAGATGAAGTAGAGCATCTTTTGGATCATAATGAAAATATGGCACAACTACACCTATCAAGGAAGCAAATAAAAAGTCCGCAGGATGAAGCTCTACTGGTTTCTTCTGCTTTAAATTGCAAATTTCCTTCAAAAACTAACATGGATACACGAAATTCTGTTATTAACCAAGCCACGGGCATTGCTGTGGTTGCGCCATTGGACGACGATGTAGGAGACCTAGAGATGTTActtgaatcttatttcatgcagCTGGATGGAATTCGCAACAGAATTATGATG GTCCGAGGATATATCGTTGACACAGAAGACTACATCAACATCCAACTTGACAACCAACGCAATGGACTTATTCAGCTCCATCTCATACTGATTATTGTATCCTTTGGCATATCCATGAACACACTGATAGCTGCATCGTTTGCCATAAACGTGCCTAACAATGGGGACTATAAGAAGTTTGTGGGTCCCTTTTGGCCATTTGTTGGGGGCACATCATCTTTCTGCTTGTTGGTCATCGTTGTTTTGTTGGGATATGCATGGAGGAACAGGCTACTCGGCAGTTGA